Proteins from a single region of Catenulispora sp. EB89:
- a CDS encoding purple acid phosphatase family protein: MTAEMTPEQAAGLSMAEQHEWFRKLTAGRRSLLRGGLVGAGVLAAGPGLLAGRAQADTAPGTASPATAASPTAAPLLATAARPAGRSVIPFGRHISYGADPTTEISVVWQVPAPVTNPYVRIGFSPLDFGDKVKAQLSVLSTPFTDISAVDSVPLVHPAAVEQYYVQARIKHLLPGQTYYYAVGHDGYDPAQNHAEPARPFTTAPCGRPDYTFTAFGDQGISYDAVALATTVRSQNPAFHLHAGDLSYANGGGSGLITNSYDPRVWDSFLVQNELFAASIPWQPVVGNHEMEPWYSPDGYGGYFDRFAQPTEQQAYYSFTYGNVAFIALDANDVTYEYTANHGYSQGKQTAWLNRQLAAYRANRGIDFIVVYFHECAYCTADAHASDGGVRAAWTPLFDQFDVDLVINGHNHVYERTDPMRGGSVTTAAPTGSTVRSKANGTTYVVAGSSGNSLYQFPVADSYENAVDDVAPFASWVRSPGGVKTPETVDWSRVRYTGYALLAVDVKPGRYGRVSQLVLRAVNEYGVEVDKITIER; this comes from the coding sequence ATGACTGCCGAGATGACGCCGGAACAGGCCGCTGGCCTGTCAATGGCCGAACAACACGAATGGTTCCGGAAGCTCACCGCGGGTCGCCGGTCGCTGCTGCGCGGCGGCCTGGTCGGAGCCGGTGTGCTGGCCGCCGGCCCGGGCCTGCTCGCGGGTCGGGCCCAGGCCGACACCGCCCCGGGGACGGCGTCCCCCGCGACCGCCGCGTCCCCGACCGCCGCGCCCCTGCTCGCCACGGCGGCCCGTCCGGCGGGCCGCTCCGTCATCCCCTTCGGCCGCCACATCTCCTACGGCGCCGACCCGACCACCGAGATCTCGGTGGTCTGGCAGGTTCCGGCGCCGGTGACCAACCCGTACGTCCGGATCGGCTTCTCGCCGCTGGACTTCGGCGACAAGGTCAAGGCCCAGCTCTCGGTGCTCAGCACCCCGTTCACGGACATCAGCGCGGTGGACTCGGTTCCGCTGGTCCACCCGGCCGCCGTCGAGCAGTACTACGTCCAGGCCCGGATCAAGCATCTGCTGCCCGGCCAGACCTACTACTACGCCGTCGGGCACGACGGGTACGACCCGGCCCAGAACCACGCCGAGCCGGCGCGTCCCTTCACCACCGCGCCCTGCGGCCGGCCCGACTACACCTTCACCGCCTTCGGCGACCAGGGCATCAGCTACGACGCCGTCGCCCTGGCCACCACGGTCCGCTCCCAGAACCCGGCCTTCCACCTGCACGCCGGCGACCTGTCCTACGCCAACGGCGGCGGCAGCGGCCTGATCACCAACAGCTACGACCCGCGGGTCTGGGACTCCTTCCTGGTCCAGAACGAGCTGTTCGCCGCCTCGATCCCCTGGCAGCCGGTGGTGGGCAACCACGAGATGGAGCCGTGGTACTCCCCCGACGGCTACGGCGGCTACTTCGACCGGTTCGCCCAGCCGACCGAGCAGCAGGCGTACTACTCCTTCACCTACGGCAACGTCGCGTTCATCGCGCTGGACGCCAACGACGTGACGTACGAGTACACGGCGAACCACGGCTACAGCCAGGGCAAGCAGACCGCGTGGCTGAACCGGCAGCTCGCGGCCTACCGCGCGAACCGCGGCATCGACTTCATCGTCGTGTACTTCCACGAGTGCGCGTACTGCACCGCCGACGCTCACGCCTCGGACGGCGGCGTGCGCGCCGCGTGGACCCCGCTGTTCGACCAGTTCGACGTCGATCTGGTGATCAACGGCCACAACCACGTCTACGAGCGCACCGACCCGATGCGCGGCGGCTCGGTGACCACCGCCGCCCCGACCGGCTCGACCGTCCGGTCGAAGGCCAACGGGACCACGTATGTCGTGGCCGGCAGCTCGGGCAACAGCCTCTACCAGTTCCCGGTCGCCGACAGCTACGAGAACGCCGTGGACGACGTCGCGCCGTTTGCGTCGTGGGTGCGGAGCCCCGGCGGCGTCAAGACACCGGAGACCGTCGACTGGTCGCGCGTGCGCTACACCGGCTACGCGCTGCTCGCGGTGGACGTCAAGCCCGGCCGTTACGGGCGTGTCTCGCAGCTGGTGCTGCGCGCTGTGAACGAGTACGGCGTCGAGGTCGACAAGATCACGATCGAGCGCTGA
- a CDS encoding RHS repeat-associated core domain-containing protein — protein sequence MDADVPGAPWQPTAIKAPPVPKGAPITAAAFPAAATDELTLAASAPTARTMLGSQAIPQNSAMVRSAYVPVSVGQGSADAASPSAMAAAKPGSTAPAATSPATKVKVSVADQSVAKRVGVSGVVVSVSRSDGKTQKATVDVAVDYSAFSQVYGGDYASRLRLVALPACALTTPAVPACQTEAPVAFRNDLASHQLIGTVTLDSSPAAGTKSATTDATSDAASAKSAAAAPAVVLAATSTPSGAQGSYTATSLSASNNWSESGNTGDFSYQYPISVPAALGGAAPSVALSYDSGSVDGHSSVENGQASSIGDGWDYSPGYIERTYVPCTSAKPTAYATSTDNCFARDASGKLIPALTLSFGAHGGQLVHDDSDTTNTHYKLPTDDGTQVDVLNGTTNGTVGPDGNAGEYMRVRLADGTVAYFGADKLPAEVNGGTIGTDTPTQSAWYEPAFNNPGKPTTCQDPTTASPTACRVAWRWNLDYTVDPHGMVTKYLYNREFGKYGRTTANTATDYVRGGELSEIDYGWTTADVAAGRQPAAKVLFTSVNRCVDPAWDGGYGGTSGGSAGCENPTSPISLQFQDTPTDMVCAATPCEQWQNQPTFFSSLMLGSITTKVAVNGAYQNVDHYDLFHQFHQLTDSDAEINRPPLWLAAIRHCTGVDSAPGQVCADAEQGASGSRTGIEDASGMPDIQFLPYATGMANRVDGVKDSKGTVVSGLLKFYRERLGYINDELNAQIAVTYDDPTTYALGCTAPPASPDWHNTKLCYPEYWTPPGYSTPITDWFHKYVVTQVTVADSTFATRTDTQTTAYTYDTTTGAAWHSNDSDLITDANTRTYDQYRGFQTVTTTTGAASDPAGTPQSKTVTTYLRGMNWDPDQAGAKAGSVSCGSDPRCPTVNVADTLGGSTQDDNALSGMTLETQTFTSASGGVWSEDVTRPWMSAPMAQHNRVAPLPAQRSRELATATELTRTVTADNGSGPGTRTTQTDYTYDQGTPAATSATGSHGGRLTATWVHSPVYSKAPAVADTSPDVCTSTAYASNPAKSWMLDFADDTTSWTTTPAAGCWDGNGAPLAHANNQVVSESRTFYDDPNATSPGTLTLGETRKTDVLDHFDTNPVYVTKSKTDYDGYGRVTAVTDPLGKVTSTSYTPAYAAGVAGELPRQSKVVGPTGQATTTTLDPKRGLATDVLDPNNNTTHIEYDALGRRSKVWLAGHPKASYTNAPSLAFHYTVTGSQAAPGATGTLTNTSAPSLVETDTLREDLSYSAAYSYIDSMGRTRQTQGAPVSGDSGRIITDTQYDSHGNAYLSTGPYLDTAAPGANLWVNSAPVPRATQTVFDGMSRATQTRNLSVLSGSQIVLTHSDTAYPGADRTDSSPAVKQGDPAPDAGRTSTYTDARGLKNALYTYRSGNPAFGNAAGADVTTYGYDAAGRQNQVKDAAGNTWTDTFNLAGLKLASTDPDTGNSSYGYDAAGNLTDVKNGRNQQLHYKYDDLGRKIGEWSGWGTAAETAANQLASWSFDNSRTGAAVPNGQGQNTGWARYTAGANGPAYTSDITGFTASGQPLSTTLTIPADGTANTGLVGTYTTNNTYTPNTGLLDHIDLPSSPSTAGASALQPDTVYNSYNANGLLVAAGDSYANLLSDSSYTPFGEVMARQLGDYPNQVVQKTNYDSATRRVLNVDVSATSIWNASVDHWDYSYRADGQITGIRDLQGTAGTVGSNNVANVSTQTDLQCFTYDYADRLTAAWTDSGGFSTGDGGIGGCANGAPNAANRTAATSQVNSGPAPYWETFGYDNATGNRTSETDYNPAGTAANDVTTTYGYGNAGAQPHTVTSAKPSNQVTANTYVYDTAGNTTSRPGSAQAQTLTWDSEDRLGHVANNGTTVDYVYAPDGTQLLRRDSGKTTLYLNGAEIYVSGGQVTGNRYFTYDGAPTIVESGGGTPVVSYEVTNQQGTSSTTLNASVPTGGAASLVAGRVNYTPFNTVRGTKTGTFVDDHTFLGKTTDSTTGLVDIGARKYDPILGRFLTADPVFQPDNPQALGGYAYASDDPISQMDPTGLWGFHLKSLFKAAVKVVNTVAAAAPVLNYVAAATVEIPGLDVVTAGMAAVGDAAVVTSTAIGVVQGGDNVYNDVKDGKGFLQTGMDVVDTIASARGLKGAGRGLRGAEDGALPSAFGGKMSAAEEAEGPCSVCGEEFTQREQDTLQVGPYATNSVQPRMADGTVLPDERAAIQDDPCHTCGDSYPGSMRGDHQPSTSRMPDGKKVYDGIWAHCPECSDDIQPAALRKLGRMMEAHEIGPVYKNWDGYLDATVDIVVTHGPQGGRMLAD from the coding sequence TTGGACGCCGACGTGCCGGGCGCGCCCTGGCAGCCGACGGCGATCAAGGCTCCGCCGGTGCCGAAGGGCGCGCCGATCACCGCGGCCGCGTTCCCGGCGGCGGCGACCGACGAGCTGACGCTCGCGGCTTCCGCCCCGACGGCGCGCACGATGCTGGGCTCGCAGGCCATACCGCAGAACTCTGCGATGGTGCGCTCCGCGTACGTCCCGGTGTCCGTGGGCCAGGGCTCGGCGGACGCCGCTTCGCCGAGTGCCATGGCCGCTGCCAAGCCCGGCTCGACCGCCCCCGCCGCCACCTCTCCGGCGACCAAGGTCAAGGTCTCGGTCGCGGACCAGTCCGTCGCCAAGCGCGTCGGTGTCTCCGGTGTGGTCGTCTCGGTCAGCCGATCCGACGGCAAGACCCAGAAGGCGACGGTCGACGTCGCCGTGGACTACTCGGCCTTCAGCCAGGTCTACGGCGGTGACTACGCGTCCCGGCTGCGGCTGGTGGCGCTGCCGGCCTGTGCGTTGACCACGCCGGCCGTACCCGCCTGCCAGACCGAGGCGCCGGTCGCGTTCCGCAACGATCTGGCCTCGCACCAGCTGATCGGAACCGTCACGCTGGACTCGTCGCCAGCCGCCGGGACGAAGAGCGCGACCACCGACGCCACGTCGGACGCTGCGTCCGCCAAGAGCGCGGCGGCCGCCCCCGCGGTGGTGCTGGCCGCCACCTCGACGCCGTCCGGCGCGCAGGGTTCGTACACGGCGACCAGCCTGTCGGCGTCCAACAACTGGTCGGAGTCGGGGAACACCGGCGACTTCTCGTATCAGTACCCGATCTCGGTCCCGGCGGCTCTGGGCGGCGCCGCGCCGTCGGTGGCCCTGAGCTACGACTCGGGCTCGGTGGACGGCCACTCCTCGGTCGAGAACGGTCAGGCCTCCTCGATCGGCGACGGCTGGGACTACTCGCCGGGCTATATCGAGCGCACGTACGTGCCCTGTACGTCGGCCAAGCCCACCGCCTACGCGACGTCCACGGACAACTGCTTCGCCCGCGACGCCTCCGGCAAGCTGATCCCCGCGCTGACGCTGTCCTTCGGCGCGCACGGCGGCCAGCTGGTGCACGACGACTCGGACACCACGAACACGCACTACAAGCTGCCCACCGATGACGGTACGCAGGTCGACGTGCTCAACGGCACCACGAACGGCACGGTCGGGCCGGACGGCAACGCGGGCGAGTACATGCGCGTCCGCCTCGCCGACGGGACCGTGGCGTACTTCGGGGCCGACAAGCTGCCCGCCGAGGTCAACGGCGGCACGATCGGCACCGACACCCCGACCCAGTCCGCGTGGTACGAGCCGGCGTTCAACAACCCCGGCAAGCCGACGACGTGTCAGGACCCGACCACGGCGAGCCCGACCGCCTGTCGCGTGGCCTGGCGCTGGAACCTCGACTACACCGTCGACCCGCACGGCATGGTCACCAAGTACCTGTACAACCGTGAGTTCGGCAAGTACGGCCGCACCACGGCGAACACCGCGACCGACTACGTCCGCGGTGGCGAGCTGTCCGAGATCGACTACGGCTGGACCACGGCCGACGTCGCGGCGGGCCGGCAGCCGGCGGCCAAGGTGCTGTTCACCTCCGTGAACCGCTGCGTCGACCCGGCGTGGGACGGCGGCTACGGCGGCACCTCCGGTGGTTCGGCGGGCTGCGAGAACCCGACCAGCCCGATCAGCCTGCAGTTCCAGGACACGCCGACGGACATGGTCTGCGCGGCCACGCCGTGCGAGCAGTGGCAGAACCAGCCGACGTTCTTCAGCTCCCTGATGCTCGGCTCCATCACCACCAAGGTTGCCGTCAACGGCGCGTACCAGAACGTCGACCACTACGACCTGTTCCACCAGTTCCACCAGCTGACCGACTCCGACGCCGAGATCAACCGGCCGCCGCTGTGGCTGGCGGCGATCCGGCACTGCACCGGCGTCGACTCGGCACCGGGCCAGGTCTGCGCCGACGCCGAGCAGGGCGCCTCCGGCTCCCGCACGGGGATCGAGGACGCCTCGGGCATGCCGGACATTCAGTTCCTGCCCTACGCCACCGGCATGGCGAACCGCGTCGACGGGGTCAAGGACTCCAAGGGCACCGTGGTGAGCGGCCTGCTCAAGTTCTACCGAGAGCGCCTGGGCTACATCAACGACGAGCTGAACGCTCAGATCGCCGTCACCTACGACGACCCGACGACCTACGCGCTCGGCTGCACCGCGCCGCCGGCGTCGCCGGACTGGCACAACACGAAGCTGTGCTATCCGGAGTACTGGACCCCGCCGGGCTACAGCACGCCGATCACGGACTGGTTCCACAAGTACGTGGTCACCCAGGTCACCGTCGCCGACAGCACCTTCGCGACCCGGACCGACACCCAGACCACCGCGTACACGTACGACACCACGACCGGTGCGGCGTGGCACTCCAACGACTCCGACCTGATCACCGACGCGAACACCCGCACCTACGACCAGTACCGCGGGTTCCAGACCGTCACCACGACCACCGGAGCGGCTTCGGACCCGGCGGGCACGCCGCAGTCCAAGACCGTCACCACCTACCTGCGCGGTATGAACTGGGACCCGGACCAGGCCGGCGCCAAGGCCGGCTCGGTGTCGTGCGGATCCGACCCGCGCTGCCCGACCGTCAACGTCGCCGACACCCTCGGCGGCTCGACGCAGGACGACAACGCGCTGTCCGGTATGACGCTGGAGACGCAGACCTTCACCTCGGCCTCGGGCGGGGTGTGGTCGGAGGATGTGACCCGGCCGTGGATGTCGGCGCCGATGGCGCAGCACAACCGCGTCGCGCCGCTGCCCGCGCAGCGTTCCCGCGAACTGGCCACCGCCACTGAGCTGACCCGCACCGTCACCGCCGACAACGGCTCGGGCCCCGGCACCCGCACCACCCAGACCGACTACACGTACGACCAGGGCACCCCGGCGGCCACCAGCGCGACCGGTTCGCACGGCGGCCGGCTGACGGCGACCTGGGTGCACTCGCCGGTCTACAGCAAGGCCCCGGCGGTCGCCGACACGTCCCCGGACGTGTGCACGTCCACGGCGTACGCGTCGAACCCGGCCAAGAGCTGGATGCTTGACTTCGCCGACGACACCACGAGCTGGACCACCACGCCGGCCGCCGGCTGCTGGGACGGCAACGGCGCCCCGCTGGCGCACGCCAACAACCAGGTGGTCTCGGAGTCCCGGACGTTCTACGACGACCCGAACGCGACTTCCCCCGGCACGCTGACCCTGGGTGAGACGCGCAAGACCGATGTCCTGGACCACTTCGACACCAACCCGGTCTACGTGACCAAGTCGAAGACCGACTACGACGGCTACGGCCGCGTCACCGCCGTCACCGACCCGCTGGGCAAAGTGACGTCGACCTCGTACACGCCGGCCTACGCCGCCGGTGTCGCCGGCGAGCTGCCGCGCCAGAGCAAGGTGGTCGGACCCACCGGCCAGGCCACCACCACGACCCTGGATCCGAAGCGCGGGCTGGCCACCGACGTCCTGGACCCGAACAACAACACCACCCACATCGAATACGACGCCCTCGGGCGCCGCAGCAAGGTGTGGCTGGCCGGGCATCCCAAGGCGTCCTACACCAACGCGCCGAGCCTGGCGTTCCACTACACCGTCACCGGCAGCCAGGCCGCGCCGGGCGCGACCGGTACGCTGACCAACACCTCGGCGCCCTCGCTGGTCGAGACCGACACGCTGCGTGAGGACCTGTCGTACTCCGCGGCGTACTCCTACATCGACTCCATGGGGCGGACCCGCCAGACGCAGGGGGCTCCGGTCTCCGGTGACTCGGGCCGGATCATCACCGACACCCAGTACGACTCGCACGGCAACGCCTACCTGTCGACGGGCCCCTACCTGGACACCGCGGCGCCTGGTGCGAACCTGTGGGTGAACAGCGCTCCGGTGCCGCGTGCCACCCAGACCGTCTTCGACGGCATGAGTCGCGCGACCCAGACGCGGAACCTCTCGGTGCTGTCGGGCAGCCAGATCGTCCTGACCCACTCCGACACCGCCTACCCCGGTGCGGACCGCACGGACAGCAGCCCCGCGGTCAAGCAGGGGGACCCGGCGCCGGACGCGGGCCGAACCTCCACCTACACCGACGCCCGCGGGCTGAAGAACGCCCTGTACACCTACCGGTCCGGCAACCCGGCCTTCGGCAACGCCGCCGGGGCCGACGTGACCACCTACGGCTATGACGCCGCGGGCCGACAGAACCAGGTCAAGGACGCGGCCGGCAACACCTGGACCGACACCTTCAACCTGGCCGGGCTCAAGCTCGCCTCCACCGACCCCGACACCGGCAACAGCAGCTACGGCTACGACGCGGCCGGCAACCTCACGGACGTCAAGAACGGCCGGAACCAGCAGCTGCACTACAAGTACGACGACCTCGGCCGGAAGATCGGCGAGTGGTCCGGGTGGGGCACCGCGGCGGAGACCGCGGCCAACCAGCTGGCCTCGTGGTCGTTCGACAACTCCCGCACCGGCGCTGCCGTGCCGAACGGTCAGGGCCAGAACACCGGCTGGGCGCGTTACACAGCGGGTGCGAACGGACCGGCGTACACCTCGGACATCACCGGATTCACCGCCAGCGGCCAGCCGCTGAGCACGACCCTGACCATCCCGGCCGACGGCACCGCCAACACCGGCCTGGTCGGGACCTACACCACGAACAACACCTACACGCCCAACACGGGGCTGCTCGACCACATCGATCTGCCCTCCTCGCCGTCGACCGCCGGGGCGTCCGCGCTCCAGCCCGACACCGTCTACAACTCCTACAACGCCAACGGTCTGCTGGTCGCCGCCGGCGACAGCTACGCCAACCTGCTGTCGGACTCGTCGTACACCCCGTTCGGCGAGGTCATGGCCCGGCAACTGGGCGACTACCCGAACCAGGTCGTCCAGAAGACCAACTACGACTCGGCGACCCGCCGGGTGCTGAACGTCGACGTCTCGGCCACCAGCATCTGGAACGCCTCGGTCGACCACTGGGACTACTCCTACCGTGCCGACGGCCAGATCACCGGCATCCGCGACCTGCAGGGCACGGCCGGCACGGTCGGCAGCAACAACGTCGCGAACGTCTCCACGCAGACCGACCTGCAGTGCTTCACCTACGACTACGCCGACCGCCTGACCGCGGCCTGGACCGACTCCGGCGGCTTCAGCACCGGCGACGGCGGCATCGGCGGCTGCGCGAACGGCGCGCCGAACGCGGCCAACCGGACGGCGGCCACGTCGCAGGTGAACTCGGGCCCGGCGCCGTACTGGGAGACGTTCGGCTACGACAACGCCACCGGCAACCGCACCTCCGAGACCGACTACAACCCGGCCGGCACGGCGGCCAACGACGTCACCACCACCTACGGCTACGGCAACGCGGGCGCCCAGCCGCACACGGTGACCTCCGCCAAGCCGTCCAATCAGGTCACTGCGAACACCTACGTGTACGACACGGCCGGCAACACCACCTCGCGCCCCGGAAGCGCGCAGGCGCAGACTCTGACCTGGGACAGCGAGGACCGTCTCGGACACGTCGCCAACAACGGCACCACCGTCGACTACGTCTACGCACCCGACGGCACCCAGCTGCTGCGCCGCGACAGCGGCAAGACCACGCTGTACCTGAACGGCGCTGAGATCTACGTCTCCGGCGGCCAGGTCACCGGCAACCGGTACTTCACCTACGACGGCGCACCGACGATCGTGGAATCCGGCGGCGGTACCCCGGTCGTCAGCTACGAGGTCACCAACCAGCAGGGCACATCCTCGACGACCCTGAACGCCTCGGTCCCGACCGGCGGCGCGGCCTCCCTGGTCGCCGGCCGCGTCAACTACACGCCGTTCAACACGGTGCGCGGCACCAAGACCGGGACGTTCGTCGACGACCACACCTTCCTGGGCAAGACGACCGACTCCACCACCGGCCTGGTGGACATAGGAGCCCGCAAATACGACCCGATCCTCGGCCGTTTCCTCACCGCGGACCCCGTGTTCCAACCGGACAACCCCCAGGCGCTCGGCGGCTACGCCTACGCCTCGGACGACCCGATCTCCCAGATGGACCCGACCGGCCTGTGGGGCTTCCACCTCAAGTCACTGTTCAAGGCCGCGGTCAAGGTCGTGAACACCGTCGCGGCAGCAGCCCCAGTCCTGAACTACGTGGCAGCCGCCACGGTCGAGATCCCAGGCCTGGACGTGGTGACGGCCGGCATGGCCGCCGTCGGCGACGCCGCGGTGGTCACCTCCACCGCGATCGGCGTGGTGCAGGGCGGGGACAACGTCTACAACGACGTCAAGGACGGCAAGGGCTTCCTGCAGACGGGGATGGACGTCGTCGACACCATCGCCTCGGCCCGGGGGCTGAAGGGCGCCGGGAGGGGCCTGAGGGGTGCCGAGGACGGCGCGTTGCCGAGCGCCTTCGGCGGCAAGATGAGTGCTGCTGAAGAGGCTGAGGGTCCGTGCTCCGTGTGTGGGGAGGAGTTCACACAGCGAGAGCAGGACACTCTCCAGGTCGGCCCCTACGCCACGAACTCCGTTCAACCAAGAATGGCTGACGGGACTGTGCTGCCAGATGAGCGAGCTGCGATCCAGGACGACCCGTGCCATACCTGTGGCGATTCGTATCCCGGAAGTATGCGAGGAGACCACCAGCCGTCAACCAGCCGGATGCCGGATGGGAAAAAGGTCTACGACGGCATTTGGGCCCACTGCCCCGAATGCAGCGACGATATTCAGCCGGCGGCTCTTCGCAAGTTGGGTCGAATGATGGAGGCACATGAAATCGGCCCGGTCTACAAGAACTGGGACGGCTACCTTGACGCGACCGTCGATATAGTGGTGACGCATGGCCCGCAAGGTGGCCGTATGCTGGCCGATTAG
- a CDS encoding MFS transporter, translated as MSVVDKQPAGVQAASDPPARAGLVLGVACLCQLMVVLDISVVNVALPRIGSDLGFAPGSLSWVVNAYTLVFGGLLLLGGRIADLVGHRRTLVVALAAFGLASVLGGLATSPGELIAARGGQGLAAAVLAPVTLTVILVTFPEGPARRRAIAVWSMVAAAGSAFGVLLSGVLTEYLDWRWVLFVNVPIVAVALPLALAGVRDLRRPGTGRLDVVGAVLVTASMTLLVLATVYAGEHGWSGATTLVGLIGSVVTAAGFAFWELRVASQPLVRFGIFRVRTVWVADLIVVFIGAATLGGFYFASLFLQEVLHYSPVKAGAAFLPFCAGIVVGSFTSAKLAARFGNRVLLSAGSLLGAAGMLGFSLLDTGSTFWSFLVPSLVASVGIGTCMVANTAMGTSGVAPQEAGLVSGLLNTSRQVGASVALAVLTTVAVSTTRHDSSLTALSRGYSHAFAVAGSFVLVAALVAVLFVPGRPKAVAAD; from the coding sequence ATGAGTGTCGTCGACAAGCAGCCGGCCGGTGTCCAGGCCGCGTCCGATCCGCCGGCGCGGGCCGGGCTCGTGCTCGGTGTCGCGTGTCTGTGCCAGTTGATGGTCGTGCTCGACATCAGCGTGGTGAACGTGGCGCTGCCACGGATCGGCTCCGATCTCGGGTTCGCGCCGGGGTCGCTGTCCTGGGTGGTCAACGCCTACACGCTCGTCTTCGGCGGGCTGCTGTTGCTCGGCGGGCGGATCGCGGATCTGGTCGGGCACCGGCGCACGCTGGTCGTGGCGCTGGCCGCGTTCGGGCTGGCCTCGGTGCTCGGCGGGCTGGCGACCAGTCCGGGCGAGCTGATCGCCGCGCGGGGCGGGCAGGGCTTGGCCGCCGCGGTTCTGGCGCCGGTGACGCTCACGGTCATCCTGGTCACGTTCCCGGAGGGCCCGGCCCGGCGGCGCGCGATCGCCGTCTGGTCGATGGTCGCCGCGGCCGGCAGCGCGTTCGGCGTGCTGCTCAGCGGTGTGCTGACCGAGTACCTGGACTGGCGCTGGGTGCTGTTCGTCAACGTGCCGATCGTCGCCGTCGCGCTCCCGCTGGCCCTGGCCGGCGTGCGCGACCTGCGGCGGCCCGGCACCGGGCGGCTCGACGTGGTCGGGGCGGTGCTGGTCACGGCGTCGATGACGCTTCTGGTCCTGGCGACCGTCTACGCCGGCGAGCACGGCTGGAGCGGCGCCACGACCCTGGTCGGCCTGATCGGGTCCGTCGTCACGGCCGCCGGATTCGCGTTCTGGGAACTGCGGGTCGCCTCGCAGCCATTGGTGCGGTTCGGCATCTTCCGCGTCCGCACGGTCTGGGTCGCCGACCTGATCGTCGTCTTCATCGGCGCCGCGACCCTCGGTGGCTTCTACTTCGCCTCCCTCTTCCTGCAGGAGGTGCTGCACTACAGCCCGGTCAAGGCCGGCGCGGCCTTCCTGCCCTTCTGCGCCGGGATCGTCGTCGGCAGCTTCACCAGTGCGAAGCTGGCGGCGCGTTTCGGCAACCGCGTCCTGCTCTCGGCCGGGTCGCTGCTGGGTGCCGCGGGCATGCTCGGATTCTCTTTGCTCGACACGGGTTCCACCTTCTGGTCGTTCCTCGTGCCCTCGCTGGTGGCCTCGGTCGGGATCGGCACGTGCATGGTCGCCAACACCGCGATGGGGACCTCCGGCGTCGCCCCGCAGGAAGCCGGGCTCGTCAGCGGGCTGCTCAACACCAGCCGCCAGGTCGGCGCCAGCGTCGCGCTCGCGGTACTGACGACGGTCGCGGTGAGCACGACCCGCCACGACAGCAGCCTGACGGCCCTGAGCCGCGGCTACAGCCACGCCTTCGCGGTCGCCGGCAGCTTCGTGCTGGTCGCCGCGCTCGTGGCGGTGCTGTTCGTCCCGGGGCGGCCGAAGGCCGTCGCCGCCGACTGA
- a CDS encoding TetR/AcrR family transcriptional regulator, translating to MIERADPATRGRYGPRRPRPGLTPDIVVAAGRRVIERDGLDALTMRTVAAELNTAAASLYRHVADRDALLVAILEQIASGLPVTVPGATPHDRLRHRFIGAHDYLADCVWVLHILIRGELNAEAALPFNNACLDDFLQAGLSPGEALTAFRACWYLTVGELLDRHQLKPSEETQRQRVIRDFDAQRFPALARVRDLTADERAADDFESMIGDTIRATLAR from the coding sequence GTGATCGAACGAGCCGACCCGGCAACCCGGGGTCGCTACGGCCCCCGCCGACCGCGCCCAGGCCTGACCCCCGACATCGTCGTCGCCGCCGGCCGCCGGGTCATCGAACGCGACGGCCTCGACGCCCTGACGATGCGCACCGTCGCCGCGGAACTGAACACCGCAGCAGCCTCCCTCTACCGCCACGTAGCAGACCGCGACGCCCTCCTGGTGGCGATCCTGGAACAGATCGCATCAGGCCTGCCGGTAACCGTCCCGGGCGCCACACCGCACGACAGACTCCGCCACCGCTTCATAGGCGCCCACGACTACCTGGCCGACTGCGTCTGGGTCCTACACATCCTCATCCGCGGCGAACTCAACGCCGAAGCCGCACTCCCGTTCAACAACGCCTGCCTGGACGACTTCCTGCAGGCGGGCCTGTCGCCGGGCGAAGCCCTGACAGCGTTCCGAGCATGCTGGTACCTCACCGTCGGCGAACTCCTGGACAGGCACCAACTCAAGCCGAGCGAAGAAACGCAGCGGCAACGCGTAATCCGCGACTTCGACGCCCAGCGCTTCCCCGCACTGGCGCGCGTCCGCGATCTCACCGCCGACGAACGGGCCGCGGACGACTTCGAAAGCATGATCGGGGACACGATTCGCGCGACGCTGGCGCGGTGA